In one Rhizobium leguminosarum genomic region, the following are encoded:
- a CDS encoding HpcH/HpaI aldolase family protein, whose translation MSAAEIDGFAARIRNHQGGMISAWVGIPDATLANHLAQEAFDAVVLDMQHGMWDMPAAANAVGQVRLAGKPVLARIPVGDFASASRLLDAGASGIIAPMINSAEDAQAFVRTTKYPPLGERSWGPSLALNHMGLSGDDYLKNANALTVAIAMVETRAALEAIDGILGVAGIDGIFIGPSDLSIALSNGDQVAPNAAEIDSAMQHAVARCRAHGKFACAYAADGERAGELLKFGFDLVIAGAETTQLRSGARRAINAARRIASGS comes from the coding sequence ATGAGCGCAGCTGAAATCGACGGTTTCGCGGCACGGATCAGGAACCACCAGGGCGGCATGATCTCCGCCTGGGTGGGTATTCCGGACGCCACGCTCGCCAACCACCTGGCGCAGGAGGCTTTCGACGCCGTCGTGCTGGATATGCAGCACGGTATGTGGGACATGCCGGCGGCAGCAAACGCCGTCGGCCAGGTGCGCCTCGCCGGCAAACCAGTCTTGGCGCGCATTCCGGTCGGCGATTTCGCCTCCGCCTCGCGCCTGCTCGACGCCGGCGCCTCTGGCATCATCGCGCCGATGATCAATTCGGCCGAAGACGCGCAAGCCTTCGTCAGGACCACCAAATATCCGCCGCTCGGCGAGCGCAGCTGGGGGCCGTCGCTGGCGTTGAACCATATGGGCCTGTCGGGTGATGATTATCTGAAAAACGCCAACGCGCTGACCGTCGCCATCGCCATGGTCGAAACCCGGGCGGCGCTTGAGGCGATCGACGGCATTCTCGGCGTTGCCGGCATCGACGGTATCTTCATAGGCCCGTCCGACCTTTCGATCGCGCTGTCGAATGGCGATCAGGTGGCGCCGAACGCCGCCGAGATCGACAGCGCCATGCAGCATGCCGTCGCGCGCTGCCGCGCCCACGGCAAATTCGCCTGCGCCTATGCCGCCGACGGCGAGCGGGCCGGCGAATTGCTGAAATTCGGCTTCGATCTGGTCATTGCCGGCGCCGAGACCACGCAATTGCGCTCCGGCGCCCGCCGCGCCATCAATGCTGCCCGTAGGATCGCTTCTGGCAGTTGA
- a CDS encoding spermidine synthase — protein sequence MLPWIQLDSATIPGENGELRLKQRGSEFSIMLGANELMNSRLSGSEEALATLSWERIKARPKPRVLIGGLGMGFTLRAALAVLPEDAGVTVAELVPAVVAWARGPMAEVSKGCLDDPRVGIHQGDVGEAIRADKALYDAILLDVDNGPDGLTRKSNDRLYDFAGLRATRDALRPGGVLAVWSSGPDPDFTRRLRDSGFSVDAVNTRANGKRGGARHVIWLAVKPTS from the coding sequence ATGCTGCCCTGGATCCAGCTCGATTCCGCGACCATTCCCGGTGAAAACGGCGAACTGCGATTGAAGCAGCGCGGTAGCGAATTCTCGATCATGCTCGGCGCCAACGAGCTGATGAACAGCCGCCTCAGCGGCTCGGAGGAGGCGCTTGCGACGCTTTCCTGGGAGCGGATCAAGGCGCGCCCAAAACCGAGGGTGCTGATCGGCGGGCTCGGCATGGGCTTTACCCTGCGCGCCGCTCTTGCAGTCCTTCCCGAAGATGCCGGCGTCACCGTCGCCGAACTGGTGCCTGCTGTCGTTGCCTGGGCCCGCGGACCGATGGCCGAGGTCTCCAAGGGCTGTCTCGACGATCCGCGCGTCGGCATCCATCAGGGTGATGTCGGCGAAGCGATCCGCGCCGACAAGGCCCTCTATGACGCGATCCTGCTCGATGTCGACAATGGCCCGGATGGGTTGACCCGCAAATCCAACGACCGCCTTTACGATTTCGCCGGCCTTCGCGCCACCCGCGACGCGCTTCGCCCCGGCGGCGTGCTCGCCGTCTGGTCGTCCGGCCCCGATCCGGATTTCACGCGGCGGCTCAGGGACAGCGGGTTTTCCGTCGATGCGGTCAACACGCGCGCCAACGGCAAACGCGGCGGCGCCCGCCACGTCATCTGGCTGGCGGTCAAGCCGACGAGCTGA
- a CDS encoding ABC transporter ATP-binding protein: MTDAILALDTVTKTFGHGTGAVHAARAISFSLHAGRALALVGESGSGKTTCARMAMREYLPTSGRILYKGRPVEAANSAEIARYRRSVQMIFQDPFASLNPAHTIAHHLRRPLKLHRPEIRGSEIDVTVRELLHRVRLDPDLVAPKYPHELSGGQRQRVNIARALAVKPEVIVADEPTSMLDVSVRLGVLNLLNEMKREMKLGLLYITHDIATARYVAEDIAVMYAGQVVEWGSVAKVIDNPLHPYTRLLLSAVPDPDVRFEDPKARLNPDEVEDIRRRSALPQHEIVEVEQDHFMRMV, translated from the coding sequence ATGACCGATGCCATCCTCGCGCTCGACACGGTGACGAAGACTTTCGGCCACGGTACCGGCGCCGTGCATGCGGCGCGCGCCATCTCGTTTTCACTGCATGCCGGCCGGGCGCTGGCGCTCGTCGGCGAATCCGGCAGCGGCAAGACCACCTGCGCCCGCATGGCGATGCGCGAATATCTGCCGACATCGGGCCGGATCCTCTACAAGGGCCGGCCGGTCGAGGCGGCGAATTCCGCCGAAATCGCCCGCTACCGCCGCTCGGTGCAGATGATCTTCCAGGACCCCTTCGCCTCGCTGAACCCCGCCCACACCATCGCCCATCATCTCCGGCGACCGCTGAAGCTGCATCGCCCGGAGATCAGAGGAAGCGAGATCGACGTTACGGTGCGCGAGCTGCTTCACCGCGTCAGGCTCGATCCCGATCTCGTCGCCCCGAAATATCCCCACGAACTCTCCGGTGGTCAGCGCCAGCGTGTCAACATCGCCCGCGCACTGGCCGTCAAGCCGGAGGTGATCGTCGCCGACGAGCCGACGTCGATGCTCGACGTCTCCGTGCGCCTCGGTGTATTGAATCTGTTGAACGAGATGAAGCGGGAGATGAAACTCGGCCTGCTCTACATCACCCATGACATCGCCACCGCTCGTTATGTCGCCGAGGACATCGCCGTGATGTATGCCGGCCAGGTCGTCGAATGGGGCAGCGTCGCCAAGGTGATCGACAATCCTCTGCATCCCTATACGAGGCTGCTGCTCTCGGCGGTGCCTGACCCGGACGTCCGCTTCGAGGACCCGAAAGCCCGTCTCAATCCCGACGAGGTCGAAGATATCCGCCGCCGTTCAGCCTTGCCACAGCACGAAATCGTCGAAGTGGAGCAGGATCATTTCATGCGGATGGTCTGA
- a CDS encoding ABC transporter ATP-binding protein, whose protein sequence is MTQPLLSVRNLTIDYIGEEKDFRAVDDVSFDVAPGEVFGLAGESGCGKSTIAFAISRLHKPPALIRKQSRILLDGRDVLGLDRQALAAFRWREVAMVFQSAMNSLNPVLRIEAQFSDMLRTHKGMSRAAARERTAEMLRLVDIAPDRMRDYPHQFSGGMRQRIVIAICMALDPKLVVMDEPTTALDVVVQREILQRINELRRSFGFSVLFITHDLGLMVQFCDRIGIMLSGRLVEQNAAAAIYRTPRHDYTKKLWASFPSLHGGVLS, encoded by the coding sequence GTGACGCAGCCATTGCTGTCGGTGAGGAACCTCACCATCGACTATATCGGCGAGGAGAAGGATTTCCGCGCCGTCGACGATGTCAGCTTCGATGTGGCGCCGGGCGAGGTTTTCGGCCTTGCCGGCGAATCCGGTTGCGGCAAGAGCACCATCGCCTTTGCCATCAGCCGCCTGCACAAACCGCCGGCGCTGATCCGCAAGCAGAGCCGAATCCTGCTCGATGGCCGCGACGTGCTCGGCCTCGACCGGCAGGCGCTTGCCGCATTCCGTTGGCGCGAGGTCGCCATGGTCTTCCAGAGCGCCATGAACTCGCTGAACCCGGTGCTGCGCATCGAGGCGCAATTCTCCGACATGTTGCGCACCCACAAGGGCATGAGCCGTGCTGCGGCCCGCGAGCGCACCGCCGAAATGCTGAGGCTCGTCGACATCGCGCCGGACCGCATGCGCGACTATCCGCATCAGTTTTCCGGCGGCATGCGCCAGCGCATCGTCATCGCCATCTGCATGGCGCTCGATCCGAAGCTCGTCGTCATGGACGAGCCGACGACGGCCCTTGACGTCGTCGTCCAGCGCGAGATCCTGCAGCGCATCAACGAGTTGCGCCGCAGCTTCGGCTTCTCCGTGCTGTTCATCACCCATGATCTCGGGCTGATGGTGCAGTTCTGCGACCGCATCGGCATCATGCTGTCAGGTAGGCTGGTGGAGCAGAACGCGGCTGCGGCGATCTACCGGACGCCGCGGCACGACTATACCAAAAAGCTCTGGGCCTCGTTCCCCTCGCTGCATGGCGGAGTGCTCTCATGA
- a CDS encoding ABC transporter permease, with translation MKTLLRNRKALTGLVIIAVIIIVAIAAPLLTQYDPAARTGRPHQPPSLDHILGTTRIGQDVFARLIYGARTSLAVGFGAGLLITLVGTALGIISGYRGGKTDEVISFFTNMVLVVPNLPLLLVLAAFIGQASPVVIALILGATSWAWGARVTRAETLSVKHKDFVKSAEMMGEPQWRIMTFEIFPNVISIVGINFIGSIIFAIITEATLEFLGLGDPRAISWGTMLYNAQKASALSVGAWWDILTPCFALAFLGIGMSLLNFAVDEIANPRLRTGNHLKRWSLLVRSGEGRL, from the coding sequence ATGAAGACCCTGCTTCGAAACCGCAAGGCGCTCACCGGCCTCGTCATCATCGCCGTCATCATCATCGTCGCGATCGCCGCACCGCTGCTGACGCAATACGATCCCGCCGCCCGCACCGGACGGCCGCATCAGCCGCCGTCGCTCGACCATATTCTCGGAACCACCCGCATCGGCCAGGATGTCTTCGCCCGGCTGATCTACGGCGCCCGCACCTCGCTTGCCGTCGGCTTCGGCGCCGGCCTGCTGATCACGCTCGTCGGCACCGCGCTCGGCATCATTTCCGGCTATCGCGGCGGCAAGACCGACGAGGTGATCAGCTTCTTCACCAACATGGTGCTGGTCGTTCCCAACCTGCCGCTGCTGCTGGTGCTGGCCGCCTTCATCGGCCAGGCAAGTCCCGTCGTCATCGCGCTGATCCTCGGCGCCACCTCCTGGGCCTGGGGCGCCCGCGTCACCCGCGCCGAAACGCTCTCCGTCAAACACAAGGATTTCGTCAAATCGGCCGAGATGATGGGCGAGCCGCAATGGCGGATCATGACCTTCGAGATCTTTCCCAACGTGATATCGATCGTCGGCATCAATTTCATCGGTAGCATCATCTTCGCTATTATCACCGAGGCAACGCTGGAGTTCCTCGGCCTCGGTGATCCCCGCGCGATTTCCTGGGGCACCATGCTCTACAATGCCCAGAAGGCCTCGGCCCTTTCGGTCGGCGCCTGGTGGGATATCCTCACCCCCTGCTTCGCGCTTGCCTTCCTCGGCATCGGCATGTCGCTTTTGAATTTCGCCGTCGACGAGATCGCCAATCCGCGGCTGCGCACCGGCAATCACCTGAAGCGCTGGTCCCTGCTCGTCCGTTCCGGGGAGGGCCGCCTGTGA
- a CDS encoding ABC transporter permease — MAFLLRRLVFYMAAFIAAATINFFLPRLMPGDPVQIMFSSAGTELPPESLQALKLTFGFVDGPLWQQYLTYLGSIFTGDLGRSIKYFPLPVTSVLGHALVWTVGLMGTATIISFALGTLLGIAAAWRRGSRFDVIVSIGAIFATSVPAVVTSLIVLFIFGFTLGWFPNGYAADPLLDPAFSLQYLGSVAYHGILPMVTLCTVLIGGFTVTMRNNVINLLGEDYIVMARAKGLSDRHVMLWYAARNALLPTVSSLAIAIGTILGGSLVTEVVYNYPGLGNILYQAILARDYPVIQGQLLIMTATMLIANFIVDISYILLDPRLKGA, encoded by the coding sequence ATGGCTTTCCTGCTTCGCCGCCTGGTCTTCTACATGGCAGCCTTCATCGCGGCAGCGACGATCAATTTCTTCCTGCCGCGGCTGATGCCGGGCGATCCGGTACAGATCATGTTCTCCAGCGCCGGCACCGAATTGCCGCCGGAAAGCCTGCAGGCGCTGAAACTCACCTTCGGTTTCGTCGACGGCCCGCTCTGGCAACAGTACCTCACCTATCTCGGCAGCATCTTCACCGGCGATCTTGGTCGCTCGATCAAATATTTCCCGCTGCCGGTCACCTCGGTGCTCGGCCATGCTCTCGTCTGGACCGTCGGCCTGATGGGCACAGCGACGATCATCAGTTTTGCACTCGGCACCCTCCTCGGCATCGCCGCCGCCTGGCGCCGCGGCAGCAGGTTCGACGTTATCGTTTCCATCGGCGCAATTTTCGCGACCTCGGTGCCGGCCGTCGTCACCTCGCTGATCGTGCTCTTCATTTTCGGCTTCACGCTCGGCTGGTTTCCGAACGGCTACGCCGCCGATCCCTTGCTCGATCCGGCCTTCAGCCTGCAATATCTCGGCAGCGTCGCCTATCACGGCATCCTGCCGATGGTGACGCTCTGCACTGTTCTGATCGGCGGCTTCACCGTCACCATGCGCAACAACGTGATCAATCTGCTCGGTGAGGACTATATCGTCATGGCCCGCGCCAAGGGGCTTTCCGACCGGCATGTGATGCTCTGGTACGCGGCCCGCAACGCCCTGCTGCCGACCGTCTCCAGCCTTGCCATCGCCATCGGCACCATCCTCGGCGGCTCGCTGGTGACGGAGGTCGTCTATAACTATCCCGGCCTCGGCAACATCCTTTACCAGGCGATCCTCGCCCGCGATTACCCCGTCATCCAGGGCCAGCTCCTCATCATGACCGCGACCATGCTGATCGCCAATTTTATCGTCGACATCAGCTATATCCTGCTCGATCCGCGGCTGAAGGGAGCGTGA
- a CDS encoding ABC transporter substrate-binding protein, with the protein MKKYYLAAAALTLLSGSAMAQTVLTANIEPATTWVRNFNPFNQTSSRQSTLDFIYEPLVIFNRFDSNKPVYRLAESFKLSDDLKSIDFKLRSNLKWSDGKPLTAADVKFTYDYLKKFPALDFVSIWTFITDVKAVDGQTVRFTLANPSSLAAEQISQLPIVPEHVWKDVADPVTFANETPVGSGPLTEVPRFTGQTYDQCRNPNYWDNAHLKVDCMRFPQLADNNQMLTATADGTLDWGVSFIPDIDNVYVSKDPAHFHYWYSPSSMVAFLFNLDTANANNKKAFNDLKFRRAVSMALDRKTMIDVAGYGYPTLNEDPGLMGELYKSWADPSVKADFGKFATYDADAAKALLDEAGYKDKDGDGLRDNPDGSKISFSIIVPSAWTDWIDTVNLAVEGMQAVGIDAKIETPEEAVWTGNLINGTFDAAINSLPASASPYYPYKRAFSASDKGKTRFTAQRWFNPEVEKLVTEFTQTADLAKQKDAMNKAQRIVAENMPVIPVFNNPNWYQYNTKRFTGWSTKETPFVNPSISRTNPARLLNLLALEPVK; encoded by the coding sequence ATGAAAAAATATTATCTTGCCGCCGCCGCGCTGACGCTGCTTTCGGGATCTGCCATGGCGCAGACGGTCCTGACGGCGAATATCGAACCGGCGACGACCTGGGTTCGCAACTTCAACCCGTTCAACCAGACCTCGTCGCGCCAATCGACGCTCGATTTCATCTACGAGCCGCTGGTGATCTTCAATCGCTTCGACAGCAACAAGCCGGTCTATCGGCTGGCCGAAAGCTTCAAGCTCTCCGACGACCTGAAGAGCATTGATTTCAAGTTGCGTTCGAACCTGAAATGGTCGGACGGCAAGCCGCTGACCGCAGCCGACGTCAAGTTCACCTATGATTATCTGAAGAAATTCCCGGCGCTCGATTTCGTCAGCATCTGGACCTTCATCACCGATGTCAAAGCCGTCGACGGCCAGACAGTGCGCTTCACGCTCGCCAATCCGAGCTCGCTCGCCGCCGAGCAGATCTCGCAACTGCCGATCGTTCCCGAACATGTCTGGAAGGACGTCGCCGATCCGGTCACTTTCGCCAACGAGACCCCTGTCGGCAGTGGCCCGCTGACGGAAGTGCCGCGGTTCACCGGCCAGACCTACGACCAGTGCCGCAACCCGAACTACTGGGACAACGCGCATCTGAAGGTCGATTGCATGCGTTTCCCGCAGCTTGCCGACAACAACCAGATGCTGACGGCAACGGCCGACGGCACGCTCGACTGGGGCGTCTCCTTCATTCCCGATATCGACAATGTCTATGTGTCCAAGGATCCCGCGCATTTCCACTACTGGTATTCGCCGAGCAGCATGGTCGCCTTTCTGTTCAACCTGGACACGGCGAACGCGAACAACAAGAAGGCCTTCAACGATCTGAAGTTCCGTCGTGCCGTCAGCATGGCGCTCGACCGCAAGACGATGATCGATGTCGCCGGCTACGGCTATCCGACGCTGAACGAAGACCCCGGCCTGATGGGCGAGCTATACAAGAGCTGGGCGGACCCATCGGTCAAGGCCGACTTCGGCAAGTTCGCGACCTATGACGCCGATGCCGCCAAGGCGCTGCTCGACGAGGCGGGCTACAAGGACAAGGACGGCGACGGCCTCCGCGACAATCCCGATGGCAGCAAGATCTCCTTTTCGATCATCGTCCCGAGCGCCTGGACCGACTGGATCGACACCGTCAACCTCGCCGTCGAAGGCATGCAGGCGGTCGGCATCGACGCCAAGATCGAAACGCCTGAAGAAGCCGTCTGGACCGGCAACCTCATCAACGGGACCTTCGATGCGGCGATCAACAGCCTGCCCGCATCGGCCTCGCCCTATTACCCCTACAAGCGCGCCTTCAGCGCTTCGGACAAGGGCAAGACCCGCTTCACCGCGCAGCGCTGGTTCAATCCTGAGGTCGAGAAGCTCGTCACCGAGTTCACCCAGACCGCAGACCTTGCCAAGCAAAAGGACGCGATGAACAAGGCGCAGCGCATTGTTGCCGAAAACATGCCTGTCATTCCGGTGTTCAACAATCCGAACTGGTATCAGTACAACACCAAGCGCTTCACCGGCTGGTCGACCAAGGAAACCCCCTTCGTCAATCCGTCGATCTCGCGGACCAATCCGGCACGCCTGCTCAACCTCTTGGCTCTCGAACCCGTCAAGTAA
- a CDS encoding glycoside hydrolase family 3 protein — MSSTPLALFVGLPNPVISDDEFALFRETNPLGLFVGRRNQREPEQTKRLIERFRQAVGRDDAPVFTDQEGGRVQHLDAGPWPLFRSFGQFAELARRDFDLGKKALRLSSQAMGAMMTELGLSSGCSPVLDLVFETTSAVIGARSFGPDPDVIAALGREVVDGLLETGNMPVIKHIPGHGRATLDSHKERPVVDASRETLAATDFKPFVALKDTPWAMVAHVVYSAYDAELPASVSPVMHDVIRNDMGYDGVLISDCIFMESLAGTLPERVRQVLDAGFDIALHSHGDIAESEAAARAARPLTDAALQRIAAGKARLGTLKIDVRTAHAEVEDMFASALVS, encoded by the coding sequence TTGTCCTCGACCCCGCTCGCCCTTTTCGTCGGCCTTCCGAATCCCGTGATTTCGGATGACGAATTCGCCCTGTTTCGCGAGACCAATCCGCTCGGCCTCTTCGTTGGCCGGCGCAATCAGCGCGAGCCGGAGCAGACGAAGCGGCTGATCGAACGCTTCCGGCAAGCTGTCGGCCGCGACGATGCGCCTGTCTTCACCGACCAGGAAGGCGGCCGCGTCCAGCATCTCGATGCCGGCCCCTGGCCGCTCTTCCGCAGCTTCGGCCAGTTTGCCGAACTTGCCCGCCGCGATTTCGATCTCGGCAAAAAAGCACTGCGCCTTTCCTCCCAGGCCATGGGCGCGATGATGACGGAACTCGGCCTTTCGAGCGGCTGCTCGCCTGTTCTCGATCTCGTCTTCGAGACGACGAGCGCGGTCATCGGCGCCCGCTCCTTTGGCCCGGATCCCGATGTGATCGCTGCCCTCGGCCGCGAAGTGGTCGATGGCCTGCTCGAGACCGGCAACATGCCCGTGATCAAGCACATTCCCGGCCATGGTCGCGCGACGCTGGATTCCCATAAGGAGCGCCCGGTCGTCGACGCCTCGCGCGAGACCCTCGCAGCAACCGATTTCAAGCCCTTCGTCGCGCTCAAGGATACGCCCTGGGCGATGGTCGCCCATGTCGTCTATTCGGCCTATGACGCGGAGCTGCCGGCCTCCGTCTCACCGGTCATGCACGACGTGATCCGCAACGACATGGGCTATGACGGCGTGCTGATTTCCGACTGCATCTTCATGGAGTCGCTCGCAGGCACCCTGCCGGAACGCGTCAGGCAGGTGCTCGACGCCGGCTTCGACATCGCCCTCCACAGCCATGGCGATATTGCCGAAAGCGAGGCCGCCGCCAGAGCCGCCCGGCCGCTGACGGACGCCGCGCTGCAGCGGATCGCTGCCGGCAAGGCCCGCCTCGGCACTCTCAAGATCGACGTTCGCACCGCCCATGCTGAAGTCGAAGACATGTTTGCAAGCGCGCTGGTCTCCTGA
- a CDS encoding GNAT family N-acetyltransferase — protein sequence MPDLLVNLYSTKLADLKQKADDVGVSIRPALPPELHLVVNWVRDQFSENWASEVAIAFARQPVACLIAVDGGKLKGFACYDTTARGFFGPTGVDPEARGKTIGLALFSACLQVMKTLGHAYAFIGDAGPVDFYARTAGAILIPAPDKGIYEGMLRSAPK from the coding sequence GTGCCAGACCTGCTTGTGAATTTATACTCCACAAAGCTCGCCGACCTGAAACAGAAAGCCGACGATGTCGGCGTTTCCATCCGCCCGGCCCTTCCCCCGGAATTGCATCTCGTCGTCAACTGGGTTCGCGACCAATTCAGCGAAAACTGGGCGAGCGAAGTTGCAATCGCCTTCGCGCGTCAGCCTGTTGCCTGCCTGATCGCCGTCGACGGCGGCAAGCTCAAGGGCTTTGCCTGCTATGACACGACGGCGCGCGGCTTCTTCGGCCCGACCGGCGTCGACCCTGAAGCGCGCGGCAAGACCATCGGGCTCGCCCTGTTTTCCGCATGCCTTCAGGTGATGAAGACGCTTGGCCATGCCTATGCCTTCATCGGCGATGCCGGCCCGGTCGATTTCTACGCCAGGACCGCAGGCGCCATCCTCATCCCCGCCCCCGACAAGGGCATCTACGAAGGCATGCTGAGAAGCGCGCCGAAATGA
- the thiD gene encoding bifunctional hydroxymethylpyrimidine kinase/phosphomethylpyrimidine kinase: MIRNVVSIAGSDPSGGAGIQADLKAFSARGVYGMAVLTALTAQNTQGVTGVHLVPPPFVADQINAVFADVRVDAVKIGMIANAGIAEAVAAALDAALADGRGIPIIIDPVMIAKGGAALLAPEAVDVLTRRLLPLATLLTPNLPEAAALLHQPVATNCAEMAAQAEQLRALGPAAVLVKGGHLDSDESPDVLATADGLHWFEAQRVPTKNTHGTGCTLSSALAAELAKGASVSEAVAIAKDYLAGAVAAAGSLTVGSGHGPVQHFHALWRVEG; the protein is encoded by the coding sequence ATGATCCGCAACGTCGTCTCCATCGCCGGCTCCGATCCGTCGGGCGGCGCCGGCATCCAGGCCGATCTCAAGGCTTTTTCCGCCCGCGGCGTCTACGGCATGGCGGTGCTGACGGCGCTGACGGCGCAGAACACGCAAGGGGTCACCGGCGTGCATCTGGTGCCGCCTCCATTCGTCGCCGATCAGATCAACGCCGTCTTTGCGGATGTGCGCGTCGATGCCGTCAAGATCGGCATGATCGCCAATGCCGGCATCGCCGAGGCCGTCGCCGCAGCCCTCGACGCAGCTCTGGCCGACGGGCGGGGCATCCCCATCATCATCGACCCCGTGATGATCGCCAAGGGCGGTGCCGCCCTGCTGGCGCCCGAAGCCGTCGATGTGCTGACCCGCCGGCTGCTGCCGCTGGCGACGCTTCTGACCCCGAACCTGCCTGAGGCCGCCGCCCTGTTGCACCAGCCGGTGGCGACAAACTGCGCCGAGATGGCGGCGCAGGCCGAGCAGCTGCGCGCGCTCGGCCCGGCGGCCGTGCTGGTCAAGGGCGGCCATCTCGACAGCGACGAAAGCCCCGACGTGCTTGCCACAGCCGACGGCCTGCACTGGTTCGAAGCTCAGCGCGTGCCGACCAAGAACACCCACGGCACCGGCTGCACGCTCTCCAGCGCGCTCGCGGCCGAGCTTGCCAAGGGCGCTTCGGTGTCTGAGGCCGTCGCCATCGCCAAGGATTACCTCGCCGGCGCGGTCGCAGCTGCCGGAAGCCTCACCGTCGGCTCCGGCCACGGCCCGGTGCAGCATTTTCATGCGCTCTGGAGAGTCGAGGGATAA
- the thiE gene encoding thiamine phosphate synthase, which yields MKTFDLSLYLVLDPDLCAGIGMVETARLAVAGGATMVQLRDKHAGTAGMIETGRTLKQALNGSGALLIVNDDVEAAIAIGADGLHIGQEDMDAVRARTMIGSQMILGLSVETAALAAAVDPGLVDYTGVGPVFATPTKADHKQPIGFGGLARLVAASPVPSVAIGGLKVEHVADVFAAGAKGLAVVSAVCGAPDPEAATCRIAAEIRKVRA from the coding sequence ATGAAGACCTTCGATCTTTCCCTCTATCTCGTCCTCGACCCCGATCTCTGCGCCGGGATCGGCATGGTCGAGACCGCGCGGCTTGCGGTTGCCGGCGGCGCGACAATGGTGCAACTGCGCGACAAACATGCCGGCACGGCCGGGATGATCGAGACCGGACGCACCTTGAAACAGGCGTTGAATGGGAGCGGCGCCCTGCTCATCGTCAACGACGATGTCGAGGCGGCCATCGCCATCGGCGCCGATGGTCTGCATATCGGCCAGGAAGACATGGATGCGGTGAGAGCGCGGACGATGATCGGCTCGCAGATGATCCTCGGCCTGTCGGTCGAGACCGCGGCGCTCGCCGCTGCCGTCGATCCCGGCCTCGTCGATTATACCGGCGTCGGGCCGGTATTTGCGACACCAACCAAGGCCGACCACAAGCAGCCGATCGGCTTTGGCGGCCTGGCAAGACTGGTGGCGGCTTCGCCGGTGCCCTCGGTTGCCATCGGCGGGCTGAAAGTGGAACATGTGGCCGACGTCTTTGCGGCCGGCGCCAAGGGGCTTGCCGTGGTTTCCGCCGTCTGCGGCGCGCCGGATCCGGAAGCGGCGACGTGCCGCATCGCCGCAGAAATTCGAAAGGTCCGCGCATGA
- the thiM gene encoding hydroxyethylthiazole kinase — protein MQTRTTPGAMLKAMREKPPLVQCITNYVAMNIAANVLLAAGASPAMVHAAEEAGEFAGIANALTVNIGTLSPQWIDGMQAAAKAATSAGKPWVLDPVAHYATAFRRDAVAGLLGLKPTIIRGNASEIIALAGGESRGQGVDSRDPVEQAEGSARWLAERQQAVVAVTGAVDFVTDGERAVRITGGSALMPQVTALGCSLTCLVGAFAATVPDDMFGATVAALATFAIAGEEAALGAAGPGSFAWRFLDALNALDAETLDARARISAV, from the coding sequence ATGCAGACCAGGACCACACCAGGAGCCATGCTGAAGGCGATGCGCGAAAAGCCGCCGCTCGTTCAGTGCATCACCAATTACGTCGCGATGAACATCGCCGCCAATGTTCTATTGGCCGCCGGCGCCTCGCCCGCCATGGTGCATGCCGCTGAGGAAGCCGGCGAATTCGCCGGCATCGCCAATGCGCTGACAGTCAATATCGGCACGCTGTCGCCGCAATGGATCGACGGCATGCAAGCCGCAGCGAAGGCAGCGACATCAGCCGGCAAACCCTGGGTGCTCGATCCGGTCGCCCATTATGCCACGGCTTTCCGCCGCGATGCGGTCGCCGGCCTGCTGGGGCTCAAGCCCACGATCATCCGCGGCAATGCTTCCGAGATCATCGCGCTCGCCGGCGGCGAGAGCCGTGGCCAGGGCGTCGACAGCCGCGATCCGGTCGAGCAGGCGGAAGGTTCGGCGCGATGGCTGGCCGAGCGCCAGCAGGCGGTGGTCGCCGTCACCGGTGCGGTGGATTTCGTCACCGACGGGGAGCGAGCGGTGCGCATCACAGGCGGATCGGCCTTGATGCCGCAGGTCACCGCGCTCGGCTGCTCGCTCACCTGCCTCGTCGGTGCCTTTGCCGCGACAGTGCCCGACGATATGTTCGGGGCAACGGTCGCCGCCCTTGCAACCTTCGCCATCGCCGGCGAAGAGGCAGCACTCGGTGCGGCCGGCCCCGGCTCCTTCGCTTGGCGCTTCCTCGATGCGCTGAACGCGCTCGACGCCGAAACGCTCGATGCCAGGGCACGGATATCGGCCGTATGA